A single genomic interval of Spirosoma linguale DSM 74 harbors:
- a CDS encoding hypothetical protein (KEGG: ecw:EcE24377A_0989 hypothetical protein), whose protein sequence is MAKLTVKNVGPIKEAELEVKKHTVFIGPQGSGKSTLAKLIAILSSTESEKLTSTTLTDYNIQNYISVDSTVSFSVDRYKASLKNKELTYSLTNHEGTIVNQIAVLPDAESKHTGWPTKSFDLFSGLESQLKYIDDSQIPDSIKELLLRLKSISNQWIESGALNGEYIPSERTLLAVLSKSIWNLIKSNIDFPKVILSFASDFESIRNKTLKLYIPFLNISYEHSQGEDILIHENGPISLSESASGYQSIIPLLMVVEHQRQQSKRRFIIEEPELNLYPTAQKDLIYSLMGGLQPNIEYKEAEWVITTHSPYVLSSFNTLMLAYKVAQRSEELKAEVEKIIPARCWINPEDFAAYYVDGGTVRSIISEKTGLIADNELDDVSDDLADEQDKLFALSRSVPRD, encoded by the coding sequence ATGGCAAAGTTGACAGTAAAGAACGTCGGCCCAATTAAAGAGGCTGAGTTAGAGGTCAAAAAACATACAGTATTTATTGGTCCGCAGGGGTCAGGAAAAAGTACGCTGGCGAAGTTGATTGCGATTTTATCCTCAACAGAGTCAGAGAAGCTGACATCAACTACTTTAACTGATTATAACATCCAGAACTATATCTCCGTAGACTCAACTGTGAGTTTCAGTGTTGACAGATATAAAGCTTCTCTCAAGAATAAAGAATTAACTTACTCGCTCACTAATCATGAAGGCACTATAGTTAATCAGATTGCTGTTTTACCCGATGCTGAATCGAAGCATACCGGTTGGCCAACTAAATCCTTCGACCTATTTAGCGGATTAGAATCGCAACTTAAATACATAGATGATTCCCAAATTCCTGACTCTATAAAAGAACTGCTGTTAAGGCTTAAAAGTATTTCTAATCAATGGATTGAATCCGGTGCCTTGAATGGAGAATATATTCCATCAGAGCGCACTTTGCTTGCTGTATTGTCCAAATCCATCTGGAATCTTATAAAGTCAAATATAGACTTCCCCAAAGTCATACTATCGTTTGCCAGTGACTTTGAAAGTATTCGTAATAAGACATTGAAACTATACATCCCTTTTTTAAATATTTCTTACGAACATAGTCAAGGTGAAGATATATTAATACACGAAAACGGACCAATAAGCTTAAGCGAGAGTGCAAGTGGTTATCAATCTATTATCCCACTATTAATGGTTGTTGAACATCAACGCCAACAATCGAAACGTCGCTTTATCATTGAAGAACCTGAACTCAACCTCTACCCCACCGCCCAAAAAGACCTCATTTACAGCTTAATGGGTGGTCTTCAACCTAATATTGAGTACAAAGAAGCGGAGTGGGTTATCACCACGCATAGTCCCTATGTACTTAGCTCGTTCAATACGCTCATGCTGGCGTATAAAGTAGCCCAGCGTAGTGAGGAATTAAAGGCTGAAGTTGAAAAAATCATACCCGCCCGGTGCTGGATCAATCCAGAAGACTTTGCCGCTTACTATGTAGATGGCGGTACCGTTCGAAGCATAATTAGTGAAAAAACCGGCCTGATTGCCGACAATGAACTCGACGATGTGTCAGATGACTTAGCTGACGAACAAGATAAATTATTCGCCCTTAGCCGTAGCGTTCCCCGTGATTGA
- a CDS encoding acetyl-CoA carboxylase, carboxyl transferase, alpha subunit (KEGG: gbm:Gbem_3091 acetyl-CoA carboxylase, carboxyl transferase, alpha subunit~TIGRFAM: acetyl-CoA carboxylase, carboxyl transferase, alpha subunit~PFAM: acetyl-CoA carboxylase alpha subunit), with the protein MRTYLDFEKPIADLESRLEETKKLAQTSNVDVSEAVNILEKSIDKLRREIFQNLTRWQRVQLSRHPDRPYTLDYISLMCDQFIELHGDRTVRDDPAMVGGFCELGGQTVMMIGQQKGRNTKQRQYRNFGMPNPEGYRKALRLMKLAEKFNKPIVTMIDTPGAFPGLEAEERGQGEAIARNLKEMFMLTVPVICIVIGEGASGGALGIAIGDKVLMLENTWYSVISPENCSTILWRSWNFKEQAAEAMKLTARDMQLNKLVDEIVEEPVGGAHNDHQAMANHLKTVILDAIAQLSAIDPQERINQRIEKFCDMGVVLE; encoded by the coding sequence ATGAGAACATACCTCGATTTTGAAAAGCCCATTGCCGACCTGGAGTCACGGCTGGAAGAGACCAAAAAGTTAGCTCAAACCAGTAATGTCGATGTTAGCGAAGCGGTCAATATTCTGGAGAAGAGTATTGATAAACTGCGCCGGGAAATTTTTCAGAACCTTACCCGCTGGCAGCGGGTCCAGTTATCCCGTCACCCGGATCGCCCCTATACCCTCGATTATATCTCACTCATGTGCGATCAGTTCATCGAACTGCATGGCGACCGTACCGTTCGTGACGATCCTGCCATGGTAGGCGGTTTCTGCGAACTGGGCGGGCAAACGGTGATGATGATCGGTCAACAGAAAGGCCGTAACACCAAACAGCGTCAATACCGAAATTTTGGGATGCCCAACCCCGAGGGGTACCGGAAAGCACTTCGGCTCATGAAACTGGCCGAGAAGTTCAACAAGCCCATCGTGACCATGATCGACACGCCGGGGGCCTTCCCGGGTCTGGAAGCCGAGGAGCGCGGGCAGGGTGAAGCTATTGCCCGCAACCTGAAGGAAATGTTCATGCTCACGGTGCCGGTCATTTGCATTGTCATTGGTGAAGGTGCATCGGGTGGTGCGCTGGGTATTGCCATCGGCGATAAAGTGCTCATGCTCGAAAATACCTGGTACTCGGTTATTTCTCCCGAAAACTGCTCGACCATCCTCTGGCGGAGCTGGAATTTTAAAGAACAGGCGGCCGAAGCCATGAAGCTGACCGCCCGGGATATGCAGCTCAATAAATTAGTGGATGAGATTGTCGAAGAGCCCGTTGGCGGAGCGCATAATGACCATCAGGCAATGGCAAACCACCTTAAAACGGTTATCCTCGACGCGATTGCCCAACTGAGTGCCATTGACCCACAAGAGCGAATCAACCAGCGCATCGAAAAATTCTGCGATATGGGCGTGGTACTGGAGTAA
- a CDS encoding histidine kinase (PFAM: ATP-binding region ATPase domain protein; CHASE3 domain protein; histidine kinase A domain protein~SMART: ATP-binding region ATPase domain protein; histidine kinase A domain protein~KEGG: hch:HCH_04931 signal transduction histidine kinase), producing MLKENLKGYTMNQRIAFGFIVAMVLITSGFAISFYSYSRYDEDMQRVRNTYEVIGSLENVLSLMKDVETGSRGYVITNDSAYLEPYNKAMQLLPGQFEHLEMLTKDNKVQTKRRLFLKHLIENKLAITEARLTISAFDRRNNAISAESKRRMDLLRKHVALMIDTERVLMDTRNRQADSSFRSTLVIIFVLSLMTFLSLAILYRLLEKELDHRQQTADRLLAYDSQLRGQIRQLEASNEELERFAFVASHDLQEPLRKIQSFSNLITERYANLFDADSMLFMSKISNSAERMSKLIKDLLNFSRISSHQEQFKVVPLHEVVQRILDDQELRIKGMDVQLEIGDLPIIEGIASQMDHLFNNLISNALKFVKPGVHPVLRIQARAVDSDSYPDLIPDRRYFEISVEDNGIGFDEKYVDHIFKVFQRLHGKSAFEGTGIGLAICKRVVMYHHGYITARSQPNEGATFVVVLPESQSQQQYDRPTSEAYSYPAG from the coding sequence ATGCTGAAAGAAAACCTGAAAGGCTATACAATGAACCAGCGCATTGCGTTTGGATTCATCGTGGCTATGGTTCTCATCACATCGGGTTTCGCCATCTCCTTTTATAGCTACAGTCGGTATGATGAAGACATGCAGCGGGTTCGCAATACCTATGAAGTCATAGGCTCACTGGAGAACGTACTGTCGCTCATGAAAGACGTCGAAACCGGTTCGCGGGGTTACGTTATTACCAACGACTCAGCCTACCTGGAGCCCTACAATAAGGCAATGCAGCTACTTCCAGGCCAGTTCGAACATTTGGAAATGCTGACCAAGGATAACAAAGTTCAGACCAAGCGTCGCCTTTTTCTTAAGCACTTAATTGAAAACAAGCTGGCTATAACCGAAGCCCGTTTAACTATTTCGGCTTTTGATAGACGGAACAATGCAATAAGCGCGGAAAGTAAGCGCCGGATGGACCTCCTGCGAAAACACGTTGCGTTGATGATTGATACCGAGCGTGTTCTGATGGACACTAGAAACCGGCAGGCTGACAGCTCGTTCCGGAGTACGCTCGTCATCATTTTCGTCTTGTCGCTGATGACCTTCCTGAGCCTGGCCATTTTATACCGGTTGCTGGAAAAAGAGCTGGATCATCGGCAGCAAACCGCCGACCGGCTGCTGGCCTACGACTCCCAGCTTCGGGGGCAGATTCGACAGCTGGAAGCCTCAAATGAAGAACTGGAGCGGTTTGCTTTTGTCGCCAGCCATGATTTACAGGAGCCGCTGCGTAAAATTCAGTCCTTCTCCAACCTGATCACCGAGCGATACGCCAATTTGTTCGATGCGGATAGTATGCTGTTCATGAGTAAAATCTCAAACTCAGCAGAACGTATGTCTAAACTGATCAAAGACTTGCTGAACTTCTCCCGTATCTCGAGTCATCAGGAACAATTTAAAGTGGTGCCCCTTCATGAAGTGGTACAACGGATTCTGGACGATCAGGAGCTTCGGATAAAAGGGATGGATGTACAACTGGAAATCGGTGACCTGCCCATTATTGAAGGCATTGCCAGTCAGATGGATCATCTGTTTAATAATCTGATTTCCAATGCGTTAAAATTTGTAAAGCCGGGTGTGCATCCAGTTCTCCGTATTCAGGCCCGGGCAGTGGATAGCGACAGTTACCCGGACTTAATACCCGATCGGCGCTACTTCGAAATTTCCGTTGAAGACAACGGAATTGGGTTCGATGAGAAGTACGTAGATCATATCTTTAAAGTTTTTCAGCGTTTACACGGCAAGAGTGCCTTCGAAGGAACCGGTATCGGCCTTGCCATCTGCAAACGCGTTGTCATGTATCACCACGGCTACATTACGGCGCGTAGTCAACCGAATGAGGGGGCTACGTTTGTAGTCGTTTTACCCGAAAGCCAATCTCAACAACAATATGACCGACCAACTTCAGAAGCCTATTCATATCCTGCTGGTTGA
- a CDS encoding D-alanyl-D-alaninecarboxypeptidase/ D-alanyl-D-alanine-endopeptidase (KEGG: pfs:PFLU1023 putative penicillin-binding exported protein~TIGRFAM: D-alanyl-D-alanine carboxypeptidase/D- alanyl-D-alanine-endopeptidase~PFAM: peptidase S13 D-Ala-D-Ala carboxypeptidase C) gives MRLISNFSTYVSFLFLICSLHLLTHSQAFSQAKASADTLAVQRLLRQVEAFQASPAARFGTVALSVRRVRDSKELIGYNARQSLPSASTLKLITTATAFAVLNPNFSYTTTLEYDGTISDSVLTGNLYIRGTGDPSLGSWRFSGYYDLTALLKSWSESVKNAGIRRIQGTVVGDASLYDDLTTPDTWPFGDLGNYYGASLSALNINENLYRVFFRPGKSIGMPTTVLRTDPLVPYLNFRNTVTTDAANTGDQVNIYGAPFLNQQWLTGKVPLGEPANEFSVKGSLPDPAYFAAYSLQNQLIRDNITVSSPPISLGGGLPATVSSTGKRVVLNQHKSPLLTELAQQTNFQSINLYAEALLRTTAITLDKSVRSTAASIDALTTYWKSKGVLMDGFRIRDGSGLSTVGALTADNMTGILSTMGREKAFPPFYETIPIIGQTGTVRNLARGTAAAGNIRAKSGSIEGVRAYAGYFTAADGEQMSFCILVNKFTPGQNRTVTNELEKIFVGLVGLNGK, from the coding sequence ATGCGCTTGATCTCCAATTTCTCTACTTACGTTTCGTTTCTTTTCCTGATTTGTTCACTCCATTTACTCACTCATTCACAAGCTTTTTCACAGGCAAAGGCATCTGCCGATACCCTTGCTGTTCAACGTCTGCTCAGGCAGGTTGAGGCTTTTCAGGCAAGCCCGGCGGCCCGCTTCGGTACAGTTGCCTTATCTGTCCGACGCGTACGGGATAGCAAAGAACTGATTGGGTATAATGCCCGCCAGAGCTTACCGTCGGCCTCCACGCTAAAGCTCATCACAACCGCGACAGCCTTCGCTGTGCTCAACCCCAACTTTAGTTATACAACAACACTCGAATACGACGGAACGATCTCAGACAGTGTATTAACGGGCAATTTATACATCCGCGGCACCGGCGACCCCTCCTTAGGCAGCTGGCGATTTTCGGGCTATTACGATCTGACGGCACTCCTAAAAAGCTGGTCGGAATCAGTGAAGAATGCGGGCATACGCCGAATTCAGGGAACAGTTGTGGGCGATGCGAGCCTGTACGACGACCTGACAACACCCGATACCTGGCCATTTGGTGACCTGGGCAATTACTATGGTGCCAGCCTGAGCGCCTTGAATATCAACGAGAATTTGTACCGCGTCTTTTTCCGGCCGGGCAAATCTATCGGTATGCCAACTACGGTGCTTCGTACCGATCCGCTCGTACCCTACTTGAACTTCCGGAATACCGTTACCACTGACGCAGCTAATACGGGCGATCAGGTAAACATCTACGGGGCGCCCTTTCTGAACCAGCAATGGCTAACGGGTAAGGTACCGCTTGGCGAACCGGCCAATGAATTCAGCGTGAAAGGCTCCCTGCCAGACCCCGCCTATTTTGCTGCCTATTCGCTGCAGAATCAACTCATCCGGGATAACATAACCGTCAGCAGTCCGCCGATTTCTCTGGGTGGTGGCCTACCTGCCACGGTTAGTTCAACCGGTAAGCGTGTTGTTTTAAATCAGCATAAATCACCTTTATTAACCGAGTTAGCCCAGCAGACGAATTTTCAGAGTATCAATTTATATGCTGAAGCCTTGCTCCGAACAACGGCAATTACCCTGGATAAAAGTGTCCGGTCTACAGCCGCTAGTATCGACGCACTGACTACCTACTGGAAGAGTAAAGGCGTTTTGATGGACGGCTTTCGGATTCGGGACGGAAGCGGCTTATCGACAGTTGGGGCACTCACTGCCGACAATATGACCGGAATTTTAAGTACCATGGGCCGTGAGAAGGCATTTCCGCCGTTTTATGAAACGATTCCGATTATCGGCCAAACGGGAACCGTACGGAACCTGGCCCGAGGAACAGCCGCTGCGGGAAACATCCGGGCAAAAAGCGGGTCCATAGAAGGCGTCCGCGCCTATGCAGGCTACTTTACAGCTGCCGACGGCGAGCAGATGAGTTTCTGCATACTTGTCAACAAATTCACCCCCGGCCAAAACAGAACCGTAACCAACGAACTCGAAAAGATTTTCGTGGGATTGGTCGGGCTGAACGGGAAGTAG
- a CDS encoding beta-lactamase domain protein (PFAM: beta-lactamase domain protein; RNA- metabolising metallo-beta-lactamase~KEGG: pca:Pcar_0642 exonuclease), which translates to MKLSFLGAARQVTGSMYLLELEDDYRILIDCGSDLERSTPREASSNGQTTPAVTHPGFFPFEASSINLVLLTHAHVDHSGNLPNLFREGYEGQILCTEPTFALTNVLLKDAASLNQKRINELNASKKQRVKDRQVQMQKDLFLDKQVRETMENVVPIGFNRKFKVADGVDVTFIPAGHLLGAAHIVINVVENGERKSICFSGDIGRKNYPLLVDPATVPPVDYLVCESTYGNRLHEHLMTPEDALADIIQRTCIDIPGRLIIPSFSVGRTQALLYTLNRLYTERNFPPIKVFSDSPMGFESTKIYMQHIKMLNAEAREFYKENEALFDFQNFEFLESAKASKAVSNYGEPCIIISSSGMVQGGRVEYHVAENISNPYATILIIGYCAEGTLGWRLLNGQQTLSIKGKDHQVLANVEKIDVFSGHGDRNDLINFVSMQSPETLRNIFLVHGEYESMESFKATLAEEGYPQVIIPKKGESFEL; encoded by the coding sequence ATGAAATTATCATTTCTGGGGGCGGCCCGGCAGGTAACTGGCAGTATGTATCTGCTGGAACTGGAGGATGATTACCGCATCCTGATTGACTGTGGTTCCGATCTGGAGCGTTCCACGCCACGAGAGGCCAGTTCGAACGGTCAAACAACCCCCGCCGTTACTCATCCGGGATTTTTTCCGTTTGAGGCATCAAGCATAAATCTGGTACTGCTGACGCACGCGCACGTAGACCACTCCGGGAACCTGCCCAATCTGTTCCGTGAAGGATATGAAGGACAGATACTATGCACCGAGCCTACCTTCGCGCTCACCAATGTGTTGCTGAAAGATGCGGCATCATTGAACCAAAAGCGCATTAACGAACTGAATGCCAGCAAAAAACAGCGGGTAAAGGATCGACAGGTACAGATGCAAAAAGACCTGTTTTTAGATAAGCAGGTTCGCGAAACCATGGAGAATGTAGTTCCCATTGGATTCAATCGTAAATTTAAAGTAGCGGACGGTGTCGATGTAACGTTTATTCCGGCGGGACACCTGCTCGGAGCTGCCCACATCGTTATTAACGTAGTGGAGAACGGCGAACGAAAAAGTATATGTTTTTCGGGCGATATTGGCCGTAAAAACTACCCCCTTCTGGTCGATCCGGCAACGGTGCCGCCGGTCGATTACCTGGTCTGCGAAAGCACCTATGGCAATCGGCTTCATGAACACCTGATGACGCCCGAAGATGCGCTGGCCGATATTATCCAGCGAACCTGCATCGACATTCCCGGTCGACTCATTATTCCGTCCTTTAGTGTAGGCCGCACGCAGGCGTTACTTTACACCCTCAACCGGCTATATACCGAACGTAACTTTCCGCCTATCAAGGTCTTTTCGGATAGCCCGATGGGTTTTGAAAGCACCAAGATCTACATGCAGCACATAAAAATGCTGAATGCGGAAGCCAGGGAGTTCTACAAGGAAAATGAAGCGCTGTTCGATTTTCAGAACTTTGAATTTCTAGAATCGGCAAAAGCCAGTAAAGCCGTATCCAACTATGGTGAACCTTGCATCATCATTTCCTCGTCGGGTATGGTGCAGGGTGGTCGGGTTGAATACCATGTTGCTGAGAACATCAGTAATCCCTACGCCACTATCCTGATCATCGGCTATTGTGCCGAAGGAACTTTAGGGTGGCGTTTGCTGAATGGGCAGCAAACCCTCAGCATAAAAGGCAAAGACCACCAGGTGCTGGCCAATGTTGAAAAGATCGACGTGTTCAGCGGTCACGGCGACCGGAATGATCTGATTAACTTTGTGAGCATGCAATCACCCGAAACGCTCCGGAACATTTTTCTGGTTCACGGCGAATACGAGAGCATGGAGTCGTTCAAAGCCACGCTGGCTGAAGAAGGCTATCCGCAGGTGATTATTCCCAAAAAAGGCGAAAGCTTTGAACTTTAA
- a CDS encoding response regulator receiver protein (PFAM: response regulator receiver~SMART: response regulator receiver~KEGG: sfu:Sfum_2731 response regulator receiver protein): MTDQLQKPIHILLVDDDEDDRYLTREAFHQHYPASRISFAEDGEDLLDFLRYEGRYSGAAHTLPELILLDLNMPRKDGREALREIKANDDFRHIPIVVLTTSDAKDDIETSYFNGANSFITKPPTFQRLSEVTKAIGQYWFNVVTVCEHSGDE, encoded by the coding sequence ATGACCGACCAACTTCAGAAGCCTATTCATATCCTGCTGGTTGACGACGACGAAGACGATCGTTACTTAACGCGGGAGGCATTTCATCAGCATTACCCAGCCAGCCGTATTTCTTTCGCTGAAGACGGTGAAGATCTGCTGGATTTTCTGCGCTATGAAGGTCGGTATAGCGGGGCTGCTCATACGTTGCCCGAGCTTATTTTACTTGATCTGAACATGCCCCGTAAGGATGGACGTGAGGCACTGCGTGAAATTAAAGCGAACGATGATTTTCGCCACATACCCATTGTTGTCCTGACCACTTCAGACGCAAAAGACGATATCGAAACGTCTTACTTTAACGGGGCCAATAGTTTTATTACCAAGCCGCCAACGTTTCAGCGGCTTAGTGAAGTTACCAAAGCGATTGGCCAGTATTGGTTTAACGTCGTGACCGTTTGCGAACATTCCGGCGATGAGTAA
- a CDS encoding 20S proteasome A and B subunits (PFAM: 20S proteasome A and B subunits~KEGG: tcx:Tcr_0410 ATP-dependent protease peptidase subunit), producing MQPKIHATTVVGIRHNGHVALGADGQATMGNTVAKSNVRKVRVLMGGKVLAGFAGSTADAFTLIERFEEKLNAYGGNLKRAAIELAKDWRTDRYLRKLEAMLIVASKDDLLLVSGTGDVIEPDADVAAIGSGGMYAQSAALALKKHATELSAEEMVRESLHIAADVCIYTNHNLVVETL from the coding sequence ATGCAACCTAAAATTCATGCAACGACCGTAGTGGGTATTCGGCATAATGGTCATGTGGCCTTGGGTGCCGATGGGCAGGCTACGATGGGTAATACCGTTGCCAAAAGCAATGTTCGTAAAGTACGCGTTCTGATGGGCGGCAAAGTGCTGGCCGGTTTTGCCGGTTCAACGGCCGATGCCTTCACACTCATTGAGCGCTTTGAAGAAAAACTTAATGCCTACGGCGGTAACCTCAAACGGGCTGCTATTGAACTGGCCAAAGACTGGCGGACAGACCGGTACCTCAGAAAATTGGAAGCTATGTTAATTGTCGCGTCTAAAGATGACCTGCTACTGGTATCAGGTACGGGCGATGTCATCGAGCCGGATGCGGACGTAGCGGCCATTGGCTCAGGAGGCATGTATGCCCAGTCGGCAGCGCTGGCGTTGAAGAAACACGCCACTGAGCTGTCGGCCGAAGAGATGGTTCGCGAAAGCCTGCATATTGCCGCTGATGTATGTATCTACACAAACCATAATTTGGTGGTAGAAACGTTATAA
- a CDS encoding HAD-superfamily hydrolase, subfamily IA, variant 3 (TIGRFAM: HAD-superfamily hydrolase, subfamily IA, variant 3~PFAM: Haloacid dehalogenase domain protein hydrolase~KEGG: rpd:RPD_2835 HAD family hydrolase) → MDFLPNKSILKNLIFDLGDVIIPIDLTAPIRNFAMLANLPEDDVRALWMEHNLVGQYETGVIDDEAFRAHVRKMLRERTNESDDWADEVIDTAWNTILLDLPVERVERIKELPSKYRLFLLSNTSPIHIRQVNKVLKGMNQPTLEELFERVFYSYEVQLLKPAPEIYQHVLNEAGLVAEQTAFFDDNAANIKAAAELGIQAVHVQPPLTIIDYLKGI, encoded by the coding sequence ATGGATTTTCTACCCAACAAATCAATACTCAAGAATCTTATTTTCGATCTCGGTGATGTAATCATCCCGATTGACCTGACCGCTCCCATACGGAACTTCGCGATGCTGGCAAATCTGCCCGAAGACGATGTTCGTGCCCTCTGGATGGAACATAACCTCGTTGGCCAGTACGAAACCGGCGTTATTGACGACGAGGCATTCCGGGCGCACGTTCGGAAAATGCTCAGAGAACGCACCAACGAATCCGACGACTGGGCCGACGAAGTGATTGACACCGCCTGGAACACCATTCTGCTTGACTTACCGGTTGAGCGTGTCGAGCGGATCAAAGAATTACCTTCGAAATACCGCCTGTTTCTGCTCAGCAACACAAGCCCCATTCATATTCGGCAGGTCAACAAAGTACTGAAAGGAATGAATCAGCCAACGCTGGAAGAACTCTTCGAGCGGGTATTTTATTCCTATGAAGTTCAATTGCTTAAACCTGCTCCCGAAATTTACCAGCATGTACTGAACGAAGCGGGCTTAGTTGCCGAACAAACCGCTTTCTTTGACGATAACGCTGCGAACATCAAGGCGGCTGCCGAGTTAGGTATTCAGGCCGTACATGTACAGCCACCGTTAACCATAATTGACTATTTAAAGGGCATATGA
- a CDS encoding transcriptional regulator, AsnC family (PFAM: Transcription regulator, AsnC-type-like~SMART: Transcription regulator, AsnC-type~KEGG: pha:PSHAa2797 DNA-binding transcriptional regulator AsnC), which yields MTEKNLEIDNTDLKILSLLMQDANMAYTEIGKRIFVSGGTVHVRMNKLKQMGIVRGSQLVIDHAKLGWDISAFLGIYLDKSSLYEEVSKQLEKIPEVVNVHYTTGIYSIFAKIVCRDTQHLREVLHDKIQKVSGIQRTETFISLEESVNRPIPFAEGS from the coding sequence ATGACCGAGAAAAATTTAGAAATTGATAATACTGATCTTAAGATCCTGAGTTTGCTTATGCAGGATGCGAACATGGCTTACACTGAGATAGGCAAACGCATCTTCGTTTCGGGTGGTACCGTTCACGTCAGGATGAACAAGTTAAAGCAGATGGGGATCGTGCGTGGCTCGCAACTGGTCATCGACCACGCCAAGTTAGGGTGGGATATCAGTGCCTTCCTGGGCATTTACTTAGATAAAAGCTCCCTATACGAAGAAGTATCCAAACAATTGGAGAAGATACCGGAGGTTGTTAACGTACATTATACAACGGGTATCTACAGCATTTTTGCCAAGATCGTTTGTCGCGACACCCAGCACCTGCGCGAAGTACTGCACGATAAAATTCAGAAGGTAAGCGGCATCCAGCGTACAGAGACGTTTATTTCGCTCGAAGAAAGCGTCAATCGCCCCATTCCGTTTGCAGAGGGGAGTTGA